agcaggcggagttgaaaacagacagtgcttctcactcaggccttgagataacagcaccagtctgcagtgtaatcggatacctttcctttgagtcagtgaacaccagcaaagttacgttttgaattaattaaaggaaaccagtgggtttctccacctctttgataaaagttattattttcgaaagcaattgattgaaattgccagaatcttaaattttacttacttgaaataaggtttatctcattttatctggagattaatagaaacttaaagaagatcatggacaccattttaaaaagtgtcaatctggagatgataattgattttgctaatacttatgatagttgattttgctaatacttatgtgtatgtaacagaaaaaaaacttgttaaaagaaaaaattgttaagataaagaaataattaagttgtaaatgttatacaagtttgtgttaagcaaattgtaaatttagttctgagttgagatcagagctaagcttgcaagttgcagtaattcaatttgaattttcaaacatttttaagttttaaaaaagaagagagcaaatagagaaaagaaggacacagatcttgaatgcgttgaatagcacatttcaaaggcccataaatctttctgttatcttagacctaaaacctaggaagattgatgagccataggaatgtctggggcgttttaatgaaatctaccgggggcagtcaggcgatttgctgtatcaaaatggtcagaattcccctcaatactgtgctatgttaatgcattgcctaccaccttctgtggttactgctgtgaaatgtaataacatgaattggacggagaacgacccttcccagatggcaagggcagtcagattttactggaaggagggtgtaggccaagaaggaggctcagttacaaaggttaagactgagtatgtaatgaaaaaggatgatctgcgatcccaacaagcggcagaaatggtagtttaccagcaggagctccaatatagtgactttgggtgggtggatcagcgaagaggaggatgagacaacagtgctatatttctatcaccccccagtggtggacgttagacattgaacagccactatcactgcatcacgttaccctggcctatgacagaactggacgaaacagggagttggaggacaaataccggccattacttgagaccgaatggccagtcaaggttacagccacagtcacgggaaaagaaggtacagccgattttgttacaatatcaccacatttatggccacagtcagcttcggtaagccctcatattacacgtcaggtccatgaccagtaccatgccagggatatggggcgaatggtcagcatcttaccgcagctcgtcagaataggtatgagatataccttttgaacaatccacgtctgacatttaaacactgtaccactatcaatccagcctgttttcttagtggtccccctgtccatgaagacgcacctggccacgactgtttagccttgattcaggaaactaccacaataaggggcgatttgagtgacatttcgtcagaacaacctgacatgattatgtgtggtcaaatatcccaccggggtttagttaatgacctactgcaggccctccttctgccagcgcagatttccgttattaaatgcgctgcccacacgaatggtacaaccccagttgacgttggtaatgaacgagcagattgtgcagcgcgcacagccgcacaaattcagcaagtgatggtgcctaaaatgttaagtcagactaaacgatctactatgaatgtgtctgcttctgacaagccaatgccagacgtcataaggttacaggaggacgctcctgagagtgataaacaaatgtggaaacggttaggttgtacatatgattctgtttcctctttatggaccacgcctgcacatcagacttgtatgtctgatgtactggctttatgggtcatcgaatgtgtacactttgcaactcattgtggggctcgggggactagtgatttgttgctggacacttggtggcaccctaaaatgcaggggttggcccaaagtatcagtaatcggtgtttgatttgtcagcaatataacaccggaaaaggtatcccttgtgggaaggggcaaaccccgttgcccagtggtccctttgagacgctccaaatggattacattgagttggaaaggtgtcaatgttataaatatgttttggtcattgtggatgtgttcagcagatgggttgaggcgtatccgactatctatagtaaagctgttactgtggttaaagtcttgatgagggaaatcattccccggtacggtataccagctcagttaagttctgataatgggcctcattttattggacaaattaacaaggagttttgctcccagttgggcatacgccagcagttacactgtgcttacagaccgcaggcagccggggtggttgagagacacaatcagaccctcaaaactaaattggctaaattaagagcagacaacgggactgacatggcttaagttgctccccgttgccctcttccagctgcgggttacacctgcgggaccagcccggctctctcccgccgagattctttatggcaggcctcttagaactccttggagcctgcaggttcccagactggttcagtttcatcagatgactgaagaaatgaccacctatgttctagcccttacgcaagtgctcaaggaactccatggcccagtccgtgcggctcaccagccattgccccagtacctagctcactttcagtccagcccggtagttatgtcatggtcaaaaattggactaggaaggggtcggagccgcgatgggacgggcccttccaagttctccttaccacccccacagcagttaaagtggaggggcgaagtgcttgggtccacctacatcactgtaaattgagtccatctccactactgtaaaaggtcggatactaacctgcctcccttctccagtgctattttacaggtgtggagcatgatggagtggctacgcatcgtctgtctgatatttggcctcacttcgcttggcgtgttattggcgatggacatggaaaaggggaatattatgtatctgtgtagccccaaccaatctacaaggatacatcacctatgcacaggtgatgttcttcgctgcccccatatacgaggacatggtatcgactcatggaaggtcatcaaagttaaggagaatgcgggagtcatgaagcagctgcaccggccccggcgatgggaagggaacattatatggacattgccttgtttttggaatacatgtaaatttgattttggatgtgttaaaagtggtacaataaaggtaacatcaggctgtcagaagagtgtaggaagagaccatgagaaagagaaagggactagagagaggacggggcgtgtgagaagggaagtacagctagaacgtaggttaccgggagatgcacttaagttaattaaaggccaaactgaggaaaacccgggtagtatgaatctcttctaccagatttaccaccgtctgtatggccagggacgggttgtctgctacccaaaccccgcagcggtgtctaggttattttctgtttcaccgctttggggcactccccaaacggtggttcattgtcagcgttccgagccattgcccaagcaagtcactcttccttacgatccggattcagcaccaccggctatttgccttccccttcctcgggataattcccattcacagtacgataggctgcgacggtggagggcgtacatacctagccacttcactcccaataggaattcccggtcgtacgagaattgcttcagcagtgaaggatatggctgtttgctggtagaggtggacacaaatataacatgtctgtttcccacctgtacggacaggaggtgccatatcacccaggcgtctggccaatgcgtttgttatagcaccacttgcgttccattgaacgctggcctccagctcctttgtggctgggcgaatgtctctcatatcactgtcgggaatagggctttccgcattgctgggcggcccgaatgggcatttcaaaattggataaactgggctactgggaggtccttacgcaaccgatatgctgattgtgatgctagtctccacacggaacaaggatactactttttatttaatggtacggcgaccaacgttttgtcaccccatttccccgccgaattgctatagggactctagtccctaccacagtcccctgcccttcggcgtggaacctgcataatcagttagcacgccgggcagtctctgctgaattttgcgagaactggaaaaaacctcaggttcttgcacccaaccggggccactcagccgggtggggcattctgagcgtattgacactgggaggtgtggggggttccttggctgttagtgatcggaattattttatttgcggccttaccatcttgggaaatgaaaccttgggagccctcggggcaataaccaaggagttgtctcagttgcggttgtttgcaatgcagaaccggtatgctcttgactatcttctggcccgtgagggtggggtatgcgccatagtgcagggcaagtgtatcatgggagttcaagacttgaccgctaacattactaaatttatggatcgcatacgggatcacttggacgggatgcaggatcctgactcttggggtaacttgggatctggaggatggaaggactggttgataaatatggccatgtatctagtggtagctatcggctgcatctttgtgggcctggccatccttaaatgtgtgatgggtagaatgctgggtgcactggatcagatcaccgccccaatcaccgagaaaaaaaatttaactgttaaaatccatgagggtgaagcagatgaaggggggctaagacaggaattggaaatgcagcgacgaatctttttagatgaggaaccgtagctatagattggatagttcggttatcatggaatgataaaaggagggaatgacgaatgtgatataaaatagttactttagagttactagttaatgtaatgtagaaataagccactttgatttttgcagttagggacaaaggaatttgagaccgcatggaaaaagcaggaagaggtgtgtctatgagagtgagactgcattgataggggccagagaaagggattggaagtgagccaatcagaatagatcgaacaggtcaggagggacataggctgacctatgtccgtcgagtatgtgaaacttgataccatttgaattgattttgcagagatctctttgtcttttagtcagtcgttttctggagtgtaagaggcaggatgtcctgttacatttctgtaagatgattcaagcttgcaagctaaataaataacttctgtttacgtgcgaatccgtctcaacttttattgaggccagactgacagagaaagaaatttggagatcaacatttctaaaggccggtgcagactcgatgggctgaatggcctccttctgcactgtaaattctatgattctaaagagaaaaaaaagagaaagaaaaaaaagggggcagcatggtagcacagtggttagcacagttgcttctcagctccagggtcccaggtttgattccgggtttggatcactgtctgtgcggagtcagcacgttctccccgtatctgcgtgggtttcctccgggtgctccggtccaaagatgtgcaggttaagtggattggccatgctaaattgcccttcgcgtccaaaaaggttaggtggggttactgggttacggggatagggtggaggcgtgggcttgggtgctctttccaaaagccagtgcagactcaatgggccgaatggcctccttctgcactgtaaattgtatgattctatgattatacatatcattacaggaacATGCTTGAGCAGTACCCTGGaattgcccccggcactgccccctttCATTGCACTTGGCATTATCGGGCGAGAAAAGCTGGGTGTGCAGCCTGTGAGCTGCATTACAGTGTTcccacctcagccagcactctgtgcagaaAATGAAAAATTCCATGGAACGGGCAGAGTTTTCCAGCAGCGGAGTCGGCTTGCCATTGACTGCCAGCAGGATATTCCGGTTCCGCCCATGTCTTTGGTGTTTTTGCATGGTTCGCTTGTCCCGCCGCCAGGGAACCCGCCCCGCGGGATTGCCTTTGGCAGGAGCGGATGATATTGCCGGCGGAATGGGCTGGAAAGCCGCATCCAATGTTTCTACAACaactgggattctccaaaatcctggcTAAAGTTGACGCCAGCGTAGACATTGGAGTGTGCCAACGGGCctcggttgctgctgcactggctgaaagggaatgggacacagaagaggttgtTGGGAATGGGGGTCCCCCGTGTGGGTGACTGGAggttgagggaggcgtggacacgggactggcccagaaaaggagatggctagtcggccgggggggggggggggtggtgtgcgggggtgagggggggggggcggtgagagcccctccaatatggggggggggggggggcgggtcagagcccctccaatccagctgataacgtggaatgtgaggggcctgaat
This window of the Scyliorhinus torazame isolate Kashiwa2021f chromosome 14, sScyTor2.1, whole genome shotgun sequence genome carries:
- the LOC140389301 gene encoding uncharacterized protein, yielding MASQGYSHSHGKRSAILQVWSMMEWLRIVCLIFGLTSLGVLLAMDMEKGNIMYLCSPNQSTRIHHLCTGDVLRCPHIRGHGIDSWKVIKVKENAGVMKQLHRPRRWEGNIIWTLPCFWNTCKFDFGCVKSGTIKVTSGCQKSVGRDHEKEKGTRERTGRVRREVQLERRLPGDALKLIKGQTEENPGSMNLFYQIYHRLYGQGRVVCYPNPAAVSRLFSVSPLWGTPQTVVHCQRSEPLPKQVTLPYDPDSAPPAICLPLPRDNSHSQYDRLRRWRAYIPSHFTPNRNSRSYENCFSSEGYGCLLVEVDTNITCLFPTCTDRRCHITQASGQCVCYSTTCVPLNAGLQLLCGWANVSHITVGNRAFRIAGRPEWAFQNWINWATGRSLRNRYADCDASLHTEQGYYFLFNGTATNVLSPHFPAELL